Part of the Neisseria brasiliensis genome is shown below.
TAATCGCGCAACAGCATACATGAATGTATGTAATTGTGTGTCGGTTTGGTGGGGGTAAACAGTATTTTTTTCGATGAAGTAAATACCAAAAGGCTGAGACCTTTCCAAAATCCCTATCTTTGGCACATTTCTTCGTTGTGCGCTGTTCGAAAGCTTGCCTATCTTTGTGATATGTCTGCGCTTTCTGCGCTGCTACAACTTTGAAGTATACTCAAATCTAGGGTTTTGCAAAGGTCTCAGGCCGTCTGAAAATATTGACGTTCAGACGGCCTTTTATTATCCGCAATTCAGATCACAAAGTCGCCAAAAAATCCGGTAAAGCAGACAAATCCGGCAAAATCGTCAAATGCGGGCTGGTGCGCAGTTTTTCTTCCGTATGCGCGCCGGTGGTGACCGCAATTGCCGGCGCGCCTGCGTTGGCGGCCATGTCCAAATCATGGGTGGTGTCACCAATAACCACGGTTTCAGACGGCATCAAACCGAGCTCGTCACATAATTTCAACACCATGTCCGGCGCGGGTTTCGACGGCTGTTCGCTGGCGCAGGTGGTGGCCAGCCAAAAGTCGGCGGTGCCGGTTTGGGCGATGGAATTGTCCAAGCCCGTGCGGCCTTTGCCGGTGGCTACGGCCAGCCAATAGTCTTGTGCTTTCAATGTTTCCAAGCAGGGGATGGCATCGGGGAACAGGGTCATGTTGCGGTTGTTTGGGTTTAAGTGATGCGCGGCATAGGTTTCCATGATTTCTTCCTGCTGGCGCAAGTTCAAATCCGGTGCAAGATGGCGCACGATGGTCGGCAGGTTGTATCCGATAAGCGGGCGAATCTGGTCGGCTTCGGGCGCGGCATGGCCGTTTACGGTAAAACTTTCCTGCACGGTGGCGATAATCGGCAGGGTGGTGTCGGCCAGCGTGCCGTCCCAGTCGAAAATAACGAGTTTCGGTTTCATAATCGGTTCCTTTTTATTTTCAGACGGCCATGAAATCATGGGCAACAAGCATTTAAGGGATGGTGCAGAATGTTCAAGGCCGTCTGAAAAACCAATCCCATTTACTTATATTTTGGTACCGCGCGGCCATATAAACGGCCCAACAAACGGCATAACCGGCAGCATAATCAGGTCGCCGACAATGGCAAATGGCGTCAGAATAATTGTCGAGGCAAGACCTGTAGCAGTTAGCCCGTAATCACCTCTTTGGCTTTCAACACGGACGACTACCGGCGTTTCAAAACGGTATTCAGAAGGCAGAGGGGTCTTCATGGCGTATATTTTCCCTTGGGTGCCGTTATAGCAGCGAGGTAAAGCAGTTTTTGCTGTTGTGTGGCAGGGGTGGTGGCAAGCTTGAAGCCTAATTGGGTCAATACTGCCGTTTCGCGTTTTTTCAATGCTGGATTGGTGTTCGGTTCAAAACGGTAAGCCAGACAGATACGCTCCTTGCCATCAACATGATCAGAATAGGCTGAAAAGGTATCAGGGTTTGAGATGTATGAGTATATCCCTAATTTTTTTGGGCGGTTTTCGCGATTGACCACTTCAAACTGTTTGCTCAATTCTGTTGTCCGTAAGACTTTGACCATCTCGTTGTCGGGCGTAATGTCGGTCACATAGGGCTTTTTTTTCGCGAGCATCACCAAGCGATTGGGCGGCAGGTTTTTGCTGTCGGGTTTGGTGAAGCCGAAAGAATAGATGTTTTCATCTGTGATGACGGTTTCAGGCACCGCGTCGATGTTGTCCAATGCGCGGCTGGTTAAGTGGCAGCCGGAAAGGGCAAATGTGGCCAATACAGCGACCGATAGCTTGGATAATGTGGATTTTTTCATGATGCGTCTCCTTTGTCGTGTTTGTTTTGTTCAGACGGCCTGATGCTGATTGTCCAACATCACGATAAATTGCGTCAATTCTTGCGGCAATTCGGCTTTTAAAACCAGCTTTTCGCCCGTGAGCGGATGGTCTAAATGCAGCTCGGAAGCGTGCAGAAACATGCGCTTGAGACCGAGCTTTTGCAGGCGTTTGTTGGCTTGGTAGTCGCCGTAGCGTTCGTCACCGGCGATGGGGCTGTGTTGCGACTGCATGTGCACGCGGATTTGGTGGGTGCGGCCGGTTTTGAGCGTGGCTTCAACCAAGGTCAGCGCAGACAGGCCGACTTGGTGCAGCAGGCCGTCTGAATAGCGTTTGAGCACGCGGAAGATGGTGTGCGCCGATTGGCCGTCGTCACTCACGCGCACCATTTTTTCGCCTTGTGCGCCGGTATATTTGAATAATGGCAGTTTGACATGGAAACGGTCGTTGTTCAGACGGCCTACACCCAGCGCCAGATAGATTTTTTTCGGGTGGTCGTTGCGGATCATTTCGTGCAGTTTCACCAAGGCGCTGCGTTTTTTGGCAATCATGAGCAGGCCGCTGGTGTCTTTATCAAGGCGGTGCACCAGTTCCAGATATTTGGCTTCGGGGCGGGCTTGGCGGATTTGTTCGATTACGCCGAAGCTCACGCCGCTGCCGCCGTGTACTGCTACGCCGGAGGGTTTGTTGATGACCAACAAGGCATCGTCTTCATACACAATCTCAAATTCGCGCGCAGGGGCGGCGGTTGTGTTTTCAGACGGCCTTTGTTTTTCGGCAATGCGGATGGGTGGAATGCGCAAAATTTGGCCGGCTGCGATGCGGGTGTCGGGTTTACAGCGCTTTTTATCCAGCCGCACTTCACCGGCGCGGATAATGCGGTGAATATGGCTTTTCGGCACGCCCTTGAGAATTTTTATCAGATAGTTATCAAGACGTTGGCCTGCTTCGTGTTCGGTAAGGGTGATTTGGCTGACTGAATCTTTGCGTATTGGGTGCATTTTCTCTATAATCCAAACATTCGTTTTCACCGTTTTGTAAACGGGCGCGCGGCATGAAGTTGCAGCCGACGCTGCCGCAGGGAAAATCCCTTTCGGAAAACGGATTTACTGTTAAAAATAGATTTTATATTAAAAACGCACTCTACAAAGCATTTCCTTCTGTTTATGCACAGCCAGTAAACGGAAGAGCGTAATTAAGTTTGAATTGATTTGCCCATCTCACAGAGCATAAGACGAACGGATTTTCAGGGTTTTACCCCGCCGCGCAGCAATCTGAAGAATAACAACAGGCAAACGATGAAGAAGATGACGGCTACCTGATTTATGCGGCTTGATGATGTTCAACCCGCGCTTGATTTTAGGCCTGACATACTGAAAAGATGGTATACAGGCGGCGGTATCTTTTATTTTGCGATACCGAATTGTTCTTTATGACCTTCTTTATCCGAACCCGACCGCACATGACCGTATTTCTTCAGACGGCATGAAACCTTGCGGAAATTCAACTCAAAAACTGATTACATCAGGACAAACAACCTGCTTACCAAGTTTTCAAATAAGCAGCGTGTCCCGCCTCGTGAGTGCCAGCCGGCTGCGTGAGGCCGTCTGAAAAGACGGTGCAGCCCAACGAGGTTACTATCATGAAACGTATGTTATTTAATGCAACGCAAGCCGAAGAGCTGCGCGTTGCGATTGTCGATGGCCAAAATCTGTTGGATTTGGACATCGAAACACTGGGCAAAGAACAGCGTAAGGGCAACATCTACAAAGGTGTGATTACCCGCATCGAGCCGTCGTTGGAAGCGTGTTTCGTGGATTACGGAACCGACCGACACGGCTTTTTGCCGTTTAAAGAAGTGTCGCGTTCGTATTTCCAAGATTACGAAGGCGGTCGCGCCCGCATTCAAGACGTGCTCAAAGAGGGCATGGAAGTCATCGTGCAGGTGGAAAAAGACGAGCGCGGCAACAAAGGTGCAGCCCTGACCACGTTCATCAGCTTGGCCGGACGCTATTTGGTGCTGATGCCGAATAACCCGCGCGGTGGCGGTGTATCGCGCCGTATCGAAGGCGAAGAGCGCGCCGAACTGAAAGCCGCTATGGCCGAATTGGACGTGCCGCGTGGCATGAGCCTGATTGCGCGCACCGCCGGTATCGGCCGCAGCGTGGAAGAATTGCAGTGGGACTTTGATTACCTGCTGAAACTGTGGCGCGCCATTGAAGAAGCGGGCGAAGCGCATAAAGATCCGTATTTGCTGTTTATGGAAAGCTCGCTGCTGATTCGTGCCATCCGCGATTACTACCGCCCCGACATCGGCGAGATTTTGGTCGACAATCAAGAAGTGCACGACCAAGTGTCTGAATTCATGAGCTATGTGATGCCGAACAACGTAGGCCGTCTGAAACTTTACGAAGACCACACGCCTTTGTTCTCGCGTTTCCAAATCGAACACCAAATCGAAAGCGCGTTCTCACGCAGCGTCAGCCTGCCGAGCGGCGGTGCGATTGTGATTGACCACACCGAAGCGCTGGTGTCGATTGATGTCAACTCCGCCCGCGCCACACGCGGTGCCGACATCGAAGACACAGCCTTCAAAACCAATATGGAAGCGGCCGAAGAAGTGGCACGCCAAATGCGTTTGCGCGACTTGGGCGGTTTGGTGGTCATCGACTTCATCGACATGGAAAACCCGAAACATCAACGCGATGTCGAAAACGTGTTGCGTGACGCGCTGAAAAAAGACCGCGCCCGTGTGCAAATGGGCAAATTGTCGCGCTTTGGTCTGCTTGAATTGAGCCGCCAGCGTTTGAAACCGGCTTTGGGCGAAAGCAGCCATGTGGCTTGCCCGCGTTGTGCTGGTACCGGCGTGATTCGCGGCATCGAATCGACCGCGCTGCACGTGTTGCGTATCATTCAAGAAGAAGCCATGAAAGACAACACCGGCGAAGTGCATGCACAAGTGCCGGTGGATGTGGCGACCTTCCTGCTGAACGAAAAACGCGCCGAGCTGTTTGGCTTGGAAGAGCGTTTGGATGTATCTGTATTACTGATTCCAAACATTCATCTGGAAAATCCGCACTACGAAATCAGCCGCATCCGCACCGATGATGTGGAAGAAGACGGCGAGCCGAGCTACAAACGCGTGGCCGAGCCAGCAGAAGACGAAAACGCCAAACCGTTTGGCAGCGAGCGCGCCAAAGCCGCCCGCCCTGAGCCTGCGGTCAAAGGCGTGCAGCACACTCAACCTGCGCCGACCGTAGCCGAGCAAAAGCCGGCCACTTGGTGGGACAACTTCAAAGCGTGGTTGGGCAAAATCTTCGGTGGCGCAACAACGCCTGCCGAGCCTGAAAAACCGGCGGAAGAAAAAGCCGAAAAACGCCAAGCCAATGGCAACCGCAACGGCAACAACAACCGCCGTCAGCAAAACCGCCGCCAAAACCCGCGCCGCAACAAGCGCGACGGCAGCAAGGTAGAAGTGCAAGAAGTCAGCGCCGAAGCCAAAGAAGCCAAAGCTGTTGACAGCAAAGCCGACAACAAGGCCGAAGCCAAAGCAGAAGGCAAGGACAACAACCGCAACCGCCGCGAGCGCAATCGTTCGAATAAAGAAGAACGCAACCAAACCGCTGCACCAGTTGCCGCACTGACCGATATGCCGTCTGAAACTGCCGAGCAAGCCGCACCGACTGCCAACAAACGCAGCCGCAACAATCGCAACACCAACAAAAACGTAGCCGTTGAAACCGCAGCAGAAAACGCCGTGGTTGAAAATGCTGCTGTAGAAAACGTGGTAGAGACTGCAGAAACCGCACCGGCAACTGAAAAACAGCCGCGCGAGCGCAACAACCGCAACCAACGCGACCGCAACAACAACCGCAATCAGCGTGACCGCCGCAGCAACAACAAAAAACGCAATATTCCGTCTGCCGAGAAAATCGAGCATTATCTGAATATCGCCGATTCAGCGGACAAAGTACGCTTTGCCGTGGCGCATGTGTTTGGCGAAACCGCGGCGCAAACGCCGGTAGCGGTTGCCGTGCCGAGCGAGCCGGTGGCTGAAGTGGAAGAAAACGCACCATTGGTGGTGGTGATTCCGGAGCCGGTTGAAGCCGAAGCCGTAACTTTTGCTATCGAAACTGAAGCGCCTGAAGCGGAAGCCATCCGTGTGGAAGAAAGCACCGATGACGAACGCGCCATGATCGACAGCGCAGTCGGCAACGTAACCGCTGCCGTGACTTCCGTGTTTGCCATTGAAGCGGCCGATGAGTTTCTGTCGATGACCGCCGTGCCGGCTGATCAGGAAGCTCAAGCTGTGGCAGTCATGGAAGACGAGCTGATTGCAGATAAAGCTTCGAGAGAAGTTGAAACGGCGGTGCAAGAAGTGGTGGCGAAAGAGCAGGCCGTAGCGGTAAAAGCTGCCGAAGCCATGCCCGCATTGGGTGGCTTGGTGTTTGTCGAAACTAATCCTGATGCCGTTGCTGCCTTGGCTGCCCAAGCACAACCGGAAAAAGAGTATGGTTTGCGCCGCTCCGATGTGCCGAAAGTGGAAACTGAAAACGTTGAAGTTGAGATGATTTTGGTGGAAACACGCAAAGATTAAGCAATCAATCTTGGCAAAAGCCCGATGGTTAAACATCGGGCTTTTTTTGTATTTTTATTATAGATAGCAGGAACAGGCCGAGACTTTTGCAAAACTGATGAATCATTAATAAAAACCAAAACTGCCGTCATTCTCACGCAGGTGGGAATTCATTTTTTTGAACATGACAAACTATTGAATAAAATAGGCTTATTAAATTCTGAGATGGATTCCCACCTGCGCGGGAATGACGTTGGTTTTGTATGTGCAAGTTTTTAAAGGAGTTTTATAAAGGTCAACAGGCCGTCTGAAAGTGTTCAGACGGCCTGTTGACCTTTATAAAACAATCAATATCGAATTTGCATGTCGTATTTTTACCATGGGGCTTAGGAAGCAAAAATATTAAATTGGGTTATTTCGAAGCATCTTCATTAATATTTTACCTAAATCTTCATGCCGGTGGTTAAACCTAAACTCCGTTTCTTTGAGATGCAGATAAAACATCTCTTTGGAAATACCATGAAATTTAGCCAAACGCCCCTTAGCATAACTCCAAAAAGATTCAATACCATTGATATGTTACTTTCCTCGAGCAAACTCATTGGAACCATGATGGATACGGTAATGCTTCTCATAGCCCATATCGACAAGACCGTCATATGCTTTCCAGCCGTCAGTATTGATTTCACTGTCAGCAGATATGTGACCACGTATGACCTTGATTAGTGAGGCTTTCGAAGCGTCGGGAACGATTTCCGTATAGACCACGCCATTGCGTTTCAGTATGCCAAATACGATGGTTTTACCTGACGCTCCGCGACCGCGCTTACCCCTGATACGTCGCGCACCAAAGTAAGATTCATCTAATTCGACCACACCGGACAGTGGTGAGCTTTGTTCGCACAGAGCAGCAATCCTGTGTCTGATTTTCAGGAAAATAGGATTGATACTGCGTACACTAATGCCGGTCATTTTAGCAGTATCGGAAGCGGTCAAATCAAGAGCGAAACAGCGGATTATTTCTCTAAACTTTTGCTCTGAAATTTTGCTGAACTTTTGATACTTATTTTTTAGTTTCATATTAGGAGCTTATCAGGTTTTTTGATGATTTTGCTTCCTAAGCCCCTTGCCATTTTTGATGTAAACACGCAGTCAACAGTTGTCAGGATAAATTGAGTAAATGTAGAATATAATTATTATCATTTATTTAAAATTAGTTGATATTTGGGAGAAAAAATGTTCCGCCACAATTTAACCGCTGCAGCCGTGTTGGCTGCATTATCATCTGTTGCCTTTGCCGCCGAAACCGAGCAAGCGGTGGATTTGGAAACCGTGCATGTTTCCGGCCAGCGTTCTTATAATGCCATCGCAACCGAAAAAGACGACGAATACAGCTCATCGGCCGTGACCGTCGGCACCAAAATTCCAGCATCTTTGCGCGATATTCCGCAATCCATCAGCATTTTGACCGACCAGCAAATCAAAGACCGCGATGTCGATACCTTCGACCAACTGGCGCGCCAAACGCCGGGCATGCGCGTGTTGGCCAATGACGATGGCCGCTCTTCCGTGTATGCGCGTGGTTATGAATACAGCGAATACAATGTCGACGGTTTATCATCGCCGATGGCCAGTATTTACGGCACCATGCCCAATCTGTTTGCTTTCGACCGCGTGGAACTGATGCGCGGCCCGAGCGGCTTGTTCGACAGCAGCGGTGAAATGGGCGGTATTGTGAACTTGGTGCGTAAGCGTCCGACCAAAGATTTCCAAGCCCATATTGGTGCGGGTGGTGGCACCAAAAAGCAATATAAACTCGAAGGCGATGTATCAGGCCGTCTGAACGCCGATGGCAGCGTGCGCGGCCGTGCCATGGCGCAAACATTCGGCTCTTCACCAAAACCGGCAGAAGACAACAACCATCACGAAACCGTTTACGCCGCGCTGGATTGGGACATCAACCCGAACACCACGTTTGGCTTGGGCTATCTTTATCAGCAGCGCCAAATCACCCCCGACAACGGCCTGCCGACCTATACCGACAAAACCACTCTGCCGGTAACGCATGACGTGTTGTCGGCGCGGATTGGAACGATTTCAACATGAAAAGCCATGATGTGTTTGCCGATTTGAAACATTATTTCGACAACGGCGGCTACGGCAAAATCGGCATGCGTTATGCCGACCGCAAATCGGATTCTAATTATGCCTTCGGTCTGAGCGGTGTCAATCCTGCCAATAATACGTTTAATGCCACCGGTTTGGGTTTGGAGGCCGAACAAAAAGCGTTTACCTTTGATGCCAGCTACAGCCAGCCGTTTGCATTGGGTGCGACGGCCAATGAATTTGTCGTCGGTATGGATTACAAAACCGTCGATTCAAGAACGGAGCGCGGCCAATACCACAACGGCACACCGCTTCGCCGCGGCATCGACTACCGCGATCTGTCGTCTATTGCCTATGAAGATGTTTTGGCGACCGCACGCAGCAACGGCAATTTGAATCATATTATTTCAGACAACGAAACCCGCGAACTGGGCGCATACGGCAAAGTCGTGTTCCGCCCGATAACCGATTGGTCGCTGATTGCCGGCGGGCGTGTCGGTCATTACAAACAGGAAAATTCAGGTTACAACCGCAGCTTCTCCCGCAATACCCGCCAAATGGCGACATCAACTTCAGCTTCCCAAGGCAGTCAAACCAAATTCACCGGCTACTTAGGCACAGTATGGGATTTCTCCGACACCGGCAGCCTGTATGCCAGCTACTCAACCTTGTTCCGCCCGCAATCGGAAACCGGTGAAGACGGCACACCGCTGAAACCGCGCGAAGGCAATCAATTGGAAGTAGGCTACAAAGGCAGCTACCTGAACGACCGCTTAAACACGCGTGTATCGCTGTATCGTTTGCAGGATAAAAATGCAGCAGCCAGCGTTGCCGGTTACAGCTATTCTTTGCCGCTGGCCAAGCGCGTGATGCAGGGCGTGGAAACCGAAATCAGCGGTGCGATTACGCCGAAATGGAATATCCACGCCGGTTACAGCTATTTAAACAGTAAAATCAAAACGCCGTCTTATGCATCTACTAATGATGATTTGTTCTTCCTGTTTATGCCGAAACACACGGTGAATTTGTGGACAACGTACAAACTCACGCCGAAATTTACCGTTGGCGGCGGTGTCAATGCGATGAGCAAGTTTGAGTCGAACCAAAACGTGAAAACCGGCGGCTATGCCACCTTTGACATGATGGCCGCGTATCAAGTGACGCCTAAATTGAAGGTTCAGGTCAATGCCGACAATATTTTCAACCGCAAATACTATACCCGCGTGGGTACGGTCGCGACGTTTAACATTCCGGGCGCGGAGCGCAGCGTGATGGCGAATGTGCGCTATGATTTTTAATGTGTTGAAATAAACAAAGGCCGTCTGAAATTTCAGACGGCCTTTTGATTAAACAATAAATTCAGACGGTTTAAATATCGGTTTCCAGATACACCACTTGGGTTTGCAAGTATTCTTCCAAACCGTGTTTGCCGTCGGCACCGCCGATGCCCGATTTTTTCCAACCGGCGTGGAAGCCTTGCATGGCTTCGAAGTTTTCGCGGTTGATGTAGGTTTCACCGAATTGCAGGCGGCGGGTGACGTAGAAGGCTTCGTTCAGATTGGTGGTGTACACCGAGCTGGTGAGGCCGAATTCGCAATCATTGGCCAGGCCGATGACTTCGTCCAGCGTTTCAAACGTTGCAATCGGCAATACTGGGCCGAAGGTTTCTTCTTTCATGATGTCCATGCTGTTGTCGACATTGGTCAACACCGTCGGCTCGAAGAAGAAGCCTTTGCCTTCGGCACGTTTGCCGCCGCAGGCCAAAGTTGCGCCTTGCTGAACCGCACGTTCGACTTTTTCGGCCACCGATTTCACCGCACGTTCTTCAATCAGCGGACCCATTTCCAGCGCGCCGGTTTCTGCTTCGGCCGGATTGCCGAAACGCACGCCCTGCATGGCGGCAATCATTTTTTCGGTAAACGCGTCTTTCACGCTGTTGTGCACATACACGCGCTCGGCGCAGTTGCAGATTTGGCCGGTGTTGCCCACGCGTGAGGCCAAAATCGATTTCACTGCCAAATCTAAATCCGCATCTTTCAACACGATGGCAGGTGCTTTGCCGCCTAATTCCAGCGAAACTTTGGTGATGTTTTGCGATGCGGCTTCCATCACTTGGCGGCCGGCTTCAACCGAACCGGTCAGGCTCACCATATCGACTTGCGGATGCGCCGACAAGGCATTACCGATTTCGGCACCTGCACCGTTCACCACGTTGAATACACCGGCAGGTAGGCCGACTGAATCGACGATTTCGGCGAAAATATGGCAGTTAATCGGGGTCACGCTGCTTGGTTTCATCACGATGGTGTTACCGGTGACCAAAGCCGGGCCCATTTTGCGGGCAATCAGGAAAAACGGGAAATTCCACGGCAAAATGCCGGCAATCACACCCAGCGGACGCTTAAACAGCAAAATATTTTCGCGCGGACGGTCGCTTTGGATAATCTCGCCTTCATAGCGGCGCGCCCATTCGGCCTGATAATCCAGATAATCGGCGGTGAACATTACTTCCACGCGTGCCAAGTCTTTGGTTTTACCACCTTCAGCCACGATGGTGTCGGTCAGCTCATCAGCGCGCGCACGAATGCCGTCGGCGATTTTGCGCAGATACGCACCACGCTCAACCGCCGGTGTGCGTTCCCATTCGGTTTGCGCCAAACGCGCCGCCGCAACCGCACGATCCACATCGGTCGCGCTGCCTTTCGGCTCTTTGGCAATCACTTCTTCGGTCGATGGGTTCAACACATCGCGCCATTGGCCTTGAAAATCGTTTTCAAAGCGGCCGTTGATGTACATCGCTAATTGTTTCATGCGTTTCTCCTGAGGTTGTAGTTGGATGTAATTAAAGTGTAGAAAATAATGCCGTCTGAAACAAGTAAAAAATGATGGCGGCGTGTCTGTAAGTATTAATATTTTGATTTTAAACAAATAATTTGATGAGGCCGTCTGAAAACAAATCGCAGGTAAATCGTTTATAATAGAAACGGATTCGCCGTCATCACATTTTCAGACGGCCAGAATGAAACGAATAATAGAGGACAGTCACAACATGGCAAAAGAGCAGTTAAATCCCATGATTCTGCCGGATTCAGACGGCAATTTCGGCAAACACGGCGGAAAAATCGGCCATCCCGAATTGGCCAAGGCTTTAGAAGAATTAAACACCGCGTTTCACAACATCATCGGCGATGAAGATTTCATCAACGAAATGAAACGCCTACAGGCAACTTATGTCGGCCGCCCAAGCCCGATTTACCATGCCAAAAGCCTGTCGCAACGCGGCGCACAAATTTTCCTGAAACGCGAAGATTTAAACCACACCGGCGCACACAAAATCAACCACTGCATCGGTGAAGCGTTGTTGGCGAAAAAAATGGGCAAAACCAAAGTCATTGCCGAAACCGGCGCGGGGCAACACGGCGTGGCGCTGGCAACCGCTTCGGCCTTGGTCGGCTTGGAATGTGAAATCCACATGGGCGTGGTCGATATTGCCAAAGAGCATCCCAATGTATCGCGTATGAAGATTTTGGGCGCGAAAATCGTGCCGGTGTCTGCCGGTGCGGGCACGCTGAAAGAGGCGGTGGATTCGGCATTTGAATCGTATTTGTCGCAAATGGATACGGCTATGTTTGCCATCGGTTCGGTGGTAGGGCCTGCGCCTTATCCGGAAATGGTGGCGTATTTCCAATCGATTGTCGGCCACGAAGCGCGCGAACAATTTGCTCAACAATATGGCGGCTTGCCCGATGAAGTGGTGGCCTGCGTGGGTGGTGGCTCAAATGCCATCGGCTTGTTCAACGCCTTTATCGACGATGAATCAGTCAACTTGGTCGGTGTCGAGCCGGCCGGTGAAGGCTTGGACAAACCCGGCCGCCACGCCGCAACCATGGCCAAAGGCACGTTTGGCAACATTCAAGGTTTCAACTGCTATTATTTGCAAGAAGAAGACGGCACACCCGCTGCCGTGCATTCCATCGCATCCGGTTTGGATTATCCGGGCGTGGGGCCGCAACACTGCCTGCTGAAAGACAATGGCCGCGGCCGCTACGAATGCGCCACCGACCAAGAATGTTTGGATGCGTTTTTAACCCTGTCGCGCGAAGAGGGCATTATTCCGGCGCTGGAGTCGTCCCACGCCATCGCCTACGCCTTGCGCCGCGCCGCCGAACTCGACAGCAGCAAGCGACTGCTGGTGAATTTGTCCGGCCGCGGTGACAAAGACATTGATTATGTGTTGAGTAAAATCGAAGTTTAATGATAAAAATAGGCCGTCTGAAAGTATGTTTTCAGACGGCCTCATCTCACCCAAATCCCCCCAAGTCTAACCATCAGAGAAAGGAAAGATCATGAGCATTCTCACACGCACCGTCAGCTACACCGACAGCACCGGCACTACCCTGCAAAGTCATTTCGCCTATCCGGCACAAGGCGAAAAAGCCGCCGCCGTGTTGGTCGCCCCCGAATGGTGGGGCTTGAGCGAACACGCTAAAAACAGCGCCGAGCGTTTGGCCGAACAAGGTTATGCTGCACTGGCCACCGATTTATACGGCAATGCCATGCTCACCGAAGATGCCGCCGTGGCCGGTGAAAACATGATGAAGCTGGTGAATAATCCCGAATTATTGGCCGAACGCACGCAGCTGGCTTTAGATGCGCTGGTGGCGCAAGCCGAAAGTGACGGCGAGCGTTTGGCGGCCATCGGTTTCTGCTTCGGCGGCCGCGTGGTGTTGGAAGCTGCTCGCAATGGTGCGCCATTGAAAGCGGTGGTGAGTTTCCACGGCAACCTGACGCCTTCCAAACCGGCGGAAAAAGGCGCGATTAAAGGCGAATTGCTGATTGAACACGGCGAGCTGGATACTTTGGTAACCATGGAAAGTGTCGAAGCCTTCCGCGCCGAAATGGAAGCCGCCGAAGCCCGTTTCTACATTGATGTGTTCCTCAATGCGAAA
Proteins encoded:
- a CDS encoding dienelactone hydrolase family protein: MSILTRTVSYTDSTGTTLQSHFAYPAQGEKAAAVLVAPEWWGLSEHAKNSAERLAEQGYAALATDLYGNAMLTEDAAVAGENMMKLVNNPELLAERTQLALDALVAQAESDGERLAAIGFCFGGRVVLEAARNGAPLKAVVSFHGNLTPSKPAEKGAIKGELLIEHGELDTLVTMESVEAFRAEMEAAEARFYIDVFLNAKHGFTNPKATHNGERNGVDLGYQQEAAEQSWQNMLDLFKRVL